GTCGCGCGGCACTGCTGACCGGGACCTACGCCCACCAGTGCGGCATGCTCGGCCTGTGTCATCGCGGGTTTCGACTGAATGATCCGCAGAAGCACCTCGCGCCGACGCTGGCCGGGCACGGATACACGACAGCTCATTCAGACGTGCAGCACGTCTCGCCATGGCGTGAGAAGGAAGGCGACGACGTCGTGCCGTTTGACGTCCATCTCGATCCCGAGGCCGGCGAGGGGAAGATCGATCGGGTGCTCGCCTGGCTCGAGGGTCGCAAGCCGGATGACGGGCCGTTCTATCTGGAGGTCGGGTTCAGCGAGACGCACCGGACCAGCGGCAAAGAGCTGCAGTGGCACAACGGCGAGAACTCCCCTGCCGGCGATCCGCGGTACGTCTCCGTCCCCGCACCGCTGCCGGATCATCCGGCGATCCGAAGCGACTTTGCCGACTACGGCCAAGCGGTCGAACGGCTCGACGCGTACTACGGCCAGATCATCGACGCCCTTTCCGCAGCAGGCCTGGCCGATGACACGCTGCTCATCGTCACGACGGACCACGGCATCGCGTACCCGGGCATGAAGTGCTCGCTGACCGATCACGGCACCGGCGTCCTGCTGATCGTGCGCGGGCCGAACGACTCGCCCTTCCGCGGCGGGAAGGTGGTCGACGCGGCGACGCAGCACCTTGACCTCTTCCCGACGATTTGCGACGTCGCCGGGCTCGATGCGCCGGACTGGCTGGAAGGCAAGTCACTGGTTCCGCTGTGCGACGGCTCGCTGAACGCTGGACAGCCCGACGCACTGCACGACGAGCTGTTCGCCGAGGTCACCTACCACGCCGCGTACGAGCCGAAGCGATCGGTCAGGACGGCCCAGTACAAGTACATCCGCTACTTCGACGACGACTTCAGCAAGCCGGTGCTGCCGAACATCGATCCGTCGATCTCGAAAGACGTCCTCCTCGCCCACGGCGGCCTGTCTGGCGATGTGCCGCGCGAGCAGCTGTATGACCTCATGCTCGATCCGCACGAGGCCAACAACCTGGCCGACCGTTCGACGCACGACCAGACGCTGCAGTCGCACCGCGAATCGCTGGCGGCGTGGATGCGGCGGACGGACGATCCGCTTTTGAAAGGCCCGGTCCACGCACCGCGGGAGCTTGCGATGAATCCGAGGACCGATCCTCATCCGACCAGCCCGACGATCACCATGCAGACCGGCGATCCCGCCCCGTGAGTCGCGGTGGTTTTTGCGCTAGGCGACAAATTGGCTTGCACTTGCTCGCTCGCCCTGTACGTTTTCGGGGTCGCCGCACGCACTGGTGCATGCGCCGATCTGGATCATGCATGGTTGCCGGATTGTTCGAGACCTTGGGAGATGAGATGTTGAAATCAAAGCTGTTGTTGGCCACGGGTGTCTGTTGCGCGGCTTGGTCGGCGGTGCCGTCGGCCTCGGCCATTACGATTCGCGACGACATCGGTGGTTCCGGTTCACGGGCCTTTGCCGATTCTGACGACGCGTTCGATGCGGTCGTCTGGGTCGACGGTTGCACGGGCGTGCTGATCGCACCCGACGTCATCCTGACTGCACGTCACTGCGGCATCTTCAATGGCGATCAGGTTCGATTCGGCACGAACGTCAACAGCCCCGACCTGATTCGCACGGTCACCAGCGTCAGCAATCCGGACGGCTTCGGCAGCCTGCTCGACGGCGGCGACGTCACGATCGCGCGGCTCTCCTCGCCTGTTCCGAGCAGCGTCGCCACCCCGCTCCGCATCATCGACGAGACGGTCGGCCTGGTCGGACAGGTCGCAGCCACGCTCGGCTACGGCTTCAACGGCGTCGGCAGCAGCGGCCACGGCTTCACCGGCGACGACCGTCGCTGGGGCGGCACCAACGTCATCGACCGTTACGGCACAGCCCCGGGTAGCAGCAGCTCATTCACGTCGAACATCTTCTCGACCGACTTCGACAACGGCTCGTTCTTCAACAACACGATCTCCGGCAGCGATCCGACGCCGACCGAGTTCGAGGCGACGACCGCCCCCGGTGACTCGGGCGGGCCGCTGCTCGTCAACATCGGCGACGAGTGGCTCGTCGCTGGCGTGCTTTCGGGCGGGACGACGTTCAACAGCGTCTACGGCGATATCTCGTGGTGGACCGGCGTCCAGCCCTACCGCACGCAGATCGAAGCCTTCGGTGGACAGTTCACGCTCATTCCCGAGCCCAGCGGCGCCCTCGCCCTCGCCTCGGCCGGCCTGATCCTCGCCCGTCGGCGACGCTGACGCCCGACGTCGCCGTCGTCTGAGGCGACGCGTTGATTCGGTATGCTCCGCTCGAGCAGGCGCTTCCCGCGCCTGCTGCGAGACGACGTGACGCCGCACTCCGATGACATCACCGTCGACACGCGCGCCCTGGCCGGCAAGGTGCTCCGTCGGGTGCGACAGCGGTGGCGGTCGATGGCGATCATGCACGTCGCGGTCGATGCCCTGCTGCTGGTGACGCTCTCGCCGGTGTTGGCGTGGACGGGCCGGCGGTTGATCACGTCGGAAGACCGCGTGGCCGTGAGCAACACGGACCTGGTCGGGTTTTTCATCTCGTTCAGCGGAGTTGCTCTGGCTTGCCTCGTCGCGGTCAGCTTCTTCGCCACACGCTTCTCACAGCTGACAGGCGTTCTGGTGATCGTCGGCGGCGAGGGTCCGCTGCTGCGACGGTTCTGGACGGTGGTGCGGTTCGGGCCGAGGCTCGTTCAGCTGGCGGCGGTGCTGATTGGCGTGCTCGTGCTGGCCGCGTTGCCGGGTTCGATCATCGCGCTGGCTTCCGCGTGGCCGATTCTGACGAGCGACGTCGACATCAACTTCTACCTGGCCGAGCGGCCGCCGACGTTCTGGTGGTCGCTTGTCGGTGTGATCGTCGGCGTGGTCATCGCCGCCGGAGCCTGCCTGTTCGCCATCGCCCGCGTCTGTCTGTCGCTACCGATCACGCTCTTCGAGGAAGTCGCTCCGCTCGCAGCCATCCGCGAGAGCTGGCGGCTGACCGGCGGACGCAGCAACGCGGTCGCGAGGCTGCTGGTCGGCTTCGCCCTCGTCGCCCTTGGCATCGCAGTCGCCGCCGGACTTGTCACCGGGGGGATCGTCGCCAGCACGTCTCTCGTCCCGCCGTCGACGTTCGCGGTCCTGCTTGTCGCCGCGGCGGCAGTGTTTCAGGCGATGGTCGCGATC
The sequence above is a segment of the Planctomycetota bacterium genome. Coding sequences within it:
- a CDS encoding trypsin-like serine protease; its protein translation is MATGVCCAAWSAVPSASAITIRDDIGGSGSRAFADSDDAFDAVVWVDGCTGVLIAPDVILTARHCGIFNGDQVRFGTNVNSPDLIRTVTSVSNPDGFGSLLDGGDVTIARLSSPVPSSVATPLRIIDETVGLVGQVAATLGYGFNGVGSSGHGFTGDDRRWGGTNVIDRYGTAPGSSSSFTSNIFSTDFDNGSFFNNTISGSDPTPTEFEATTAPGDSGGPLLVNIGDEWLVAGVLSGGTTFNSVYGDISWWTGVQPYRTQIEAFGGQFTLIPEPSGALALASAGLILARRRR
- a CDS encoding sulfatase, with product MSHRPNVVYLNSHDTGRYIQPFGHALKTPHLQKLAEEGVLFRKAFCNAPTCSPSRAALLTGTYAHQCGMLGLCHRGFRLNDPQKHLAPTLAGHGYTTAHSDVQHVSPWREKEGDDVVPFDVHLDPEAGEGKIDRVLAWLEGRKPDDGPFYLEVGFSETHRTSGKELQWHNGENSPAGDPRYVSVPAPLPDHPAIRSDFADYGQAVERLDAYYGQIIDALSAAGLADDTLLIVTTDHGIAYPGMKCSLTDHGTGVLLIVRGPNDSPFRGGKVVDAATQHLDLFPTICDVAGLDAPDWLEGKSLVPLCDGSLNAGQPDALHDELFAEVTYHAAYEPKRSVRTAQYKYIRYFDDDFSKPVLPNIDPSISKDVLLAHGGLSGDVPREQLYDLMLDPHEANNLADRSTHDQTLQSHRESLAAWMRRTDDPLLKGPVHAPRELAMNPRTDPHPTSPTITMQTGDPAP